In the genome of Streptomyces racemochromogenes, one region contains:
- the ilvA gene encoding threonine ammonia-lyase has translation MNYRVPVPVPQVILDDVRGAQKMLSGVSRVTPMEGSRHLSALTGSPVHFKCENLQRTGSFKLRGAYVRIAGLRPEQRAAGVVAASAGNHAQGVALASSLLGVRSTVFMPVGAPLPKVAATQEYGAEVRLHGQVVDETLAAAQEHADRTGAVFIHPFDHRDIIAGQGTVGLEILEQCPEVRTILVGIGGGGLAAGVAIAVKALRPDVKVIGVQAAGAAAYPPSLRLGHPVSIDDPNTMADGIKVGRPGDVPFAIIGELLDDVRTVSEDALSSALLLCLERAKLVVEPAGCSTVAALLSEPELYGSGPVVAVLSGGNVDPLLLQRILRHGMAAAGRYLSLRLRVADRPGALAGLLAVLSTVDANVLDVSHVRTDPRLGLTEVEVELQLETKGPEHCAEVARSLHAAGYRVMD, from the coding sequence ATGAACTACCGCGTGCCCGTGCCCGTTCCGCAGGTCATCCTCGACGACGTCCGGGGGGCCCAGAAGATGCTGTCGGGCGTGTCCCGGGTGACGCCGATGGAGGGCAGCCGGCACCTGTCGGCCCTCACGGGCTCCCCCGTCCACTTCAAGTGCGAGAACCTCCAGCGCACCGGCTCCTTCAAGCTGCGCGGGGCGTACGTGCGCATCGCGGGCCTGCGCCCCGAACAGCGCGCCGCCGGGGTCGTGGCCGCCAGCGCCGGCAACCACGCCCAGGGCGTGGCGCTGGCCTCCTCCCTGCTCGGGGTCCGCTCCACCGTGTTCATGCCGGTCGGCGCCCCCCTGCCGAAGGTGGCCGCCACCCAGGAGTACGGCGCCGAGGTGCGCCTGCACGGCCAGGTCGTCGACGAGACCCTCGCCGCCGCCCAGGAACACGCCGACCGCACCGGCGCGGTGTTCATCCACCCCTTCGACCACCGCGACATCATCGCCGGCCAGGGCACCGTGGGCCTGGAGATCCTGGAGCAGTGCCCCGAGGTGCGCACCATCCTCGTCGGGATCGGCGGCGGCGGGCTCGCGGCCGGCGTCGCGATCGCGGTCAAGGCGCTGCGCCCGGACGTGAAGGTGATCGGCGTGCAGGCGGCGGGCGCCGCCGCGTACCCGCCCTCGCTGCGGCTCGGACACCCGGTGTCGATCGACGACCCGAACACGATGGCGGACGGCATCAAGGTCGGCCGTCCCGGCGACGTCCCCTTCGCGATCATCGGGGAGTTGCTGGACGACGTACGGACCGTGTCCGAGGACGCCCTGTCCAGCGCGCTGCTGCTCTGCCTGGAGCGGGCCAAGCTGGTCGTGGAGCCGGCCGGGTGCAGCACGGTGGCGGCCCTGCTGAGCGAGCCGGAGCTGTACGGGAGCGGTCCGGTGGTGGCCGTCCTGTCGGGCGGCAACGTCGACCCGCTGCTGCTCCAGCGGATCCTGCGCCACGGCATGGCGGCGGCGGGCCGCTACCTGTCGCTGCGGCTGCGGGTCGCGGACCGGCCGGGGGCCCTGGCGGGGCTGCTGGCGGTGCTGTCGACGGTGGACGCCAACGTGCTGGACGTCAGCCACGTGCGCACGGACCCGAGGCTGGGGCTGACCGAGGTCGAGGTGGAGCTGCAACTGGAGACGAAGGGGCCCGAGCACTGCGCGGAGGTCGCCCGTTCCCTGCACGCGGCGGGCTACCGGGTCATGGACTGA
- the msrA gene encoding peptide-methionine (S)-S-oxide reductase MsrA produces the protein MFSYRRTPELPTREEALKGRAEAPFALPERHTVLGNPLSGPYPEGLEVADFGLGCFWGAERKFWQTPGVWTTLAGYQGGFTENPLYEEVCSGQTGHTEVVRVVFDPAQVSYETLLKLFWESHDPTQGFRQGNDVGTQYRSAVYTHSPAHQAAAEASRDAYQRVLTSAGHGTITTAVLPASDRPFWPAEPYHQQYLDKNPGGYCGIGGTGVSCPIGVAPAE, from the coding sequence ATGTTCTCGTACCGCCGCACGCCCGAGCTCCCCACCCGCGAGGAGGCCCTGAAGGGCCGCGCCGAAGCGCCGTTCGCGCTGCCCGAGCGCCACACCGTCCTCGGCAACCCCCTGTCCGGCCCCTACCCGGAGGGCCTGGAGGTCGCCGACTTCGGCCTGGGCTGCTTCTGGGGCGCCGAGCGCAAGTTCTGGCAGACCCCCGGAGTGTGGACCACCCTGGCCGGCTACCAGGGCGGCTTCACCGAGAACCCGCTGTACGAGGAGGTGTGCTCCGGCCAGACCGGCCACACCGAGGTCGTCCGCGTGGTCTTCGACCCCGCGCAGGTGTCCTACGAGACCCTGCTCAAGCTCTTCTGGGAGTCCCACGACCCCACCCAGGGCTTCCGCCAGGGCAACGACGTCGGCACCCAGTACCGCTCGGCCGTCTACACCCACTCCCCCGCCCACCAGGCGGCCGCCGAGGCCTCTCGCGACGCCTACCAGCGCGTCCTGACGTCCGCGGGCCACGGCACCATCACCACCGCCGTCCTCCCGGCGTCGGACCGCCCCTTCTGGCCGGCGGAGCCGTACCACCAGCAGTACCTCGACAAGAACCCCGGCGGCTACTGCGGCATCGGCGGCACGGGCGTCTCCTGCCCCATCGGCGTGGCCCCGGCGGAATAG
- a CDS encoding helix-turn-helix transcriptional regulator has product MDQLDQRAELGDFLRSCRARLRPADVGLPDHGRRRRVPGLRREELAQLAGVSVAYYTRLEQGHGQNVSAEVLDAIARALRLSGTESAHLNHLASPRTRRSGGRTARPQQVRPALRTLLAAMEGVPAYLVGRRQDVIGWNPLAAAVFGDFGALPPAERNLVRLVFLDPATAELYADWECRACEVVSNLRLYAGQHPDDERLSALVGELSVKNEEFRRLWAAHTVADKTHGVKRLRHPIVGELELVFETLTLPDDPAQCLVTYHAEPGSPSADALRLLSSWTAPPVAPPSPQRAAGEPA; this is encoded by the coding sequence ATGGACCAGCTTGATCAGCGCGCCGAACTCGGGGACTTCCTGCGCAGCTGCCGCGCCCGGCTGCGGCCCGCGGACGTGGGCCTGCCCGACCACGGGCGGCGCCGCCGGGTCCCGGGCCTGCGCCGCGAGGAGCTGGCCCAGCTGGCCGGGGTCTCGGTGGCCTACTACACGCGCCTGGAGCAGGGGCACGGGCAGAACGTGTCGGCGGAGGTGCTGGACGCCATCGCGCGGGCCCTGCGCCTGAGCGGCACCGAGTCGGCGCACCTGAACCACCTGGCGAGCCCGCGCACCCGGCGCTCGGGCGGCCGCACCGCCCGCCCCCAGCAGGTCCGCCCGGCGCTGCGCACGCTGCTGGCGGCGATGGAGGGCGTACCGGCCTACCTGGTCGGGCGGCGCCAGGACGTGATCGGCTGGAACCCGCTGGCCGCGGCCGTCTTCGGGGACTTCGGGGCGCTGCCGCCGGCGGAGCGGAACCTGGTGCGGCTGGTGTTCCTGGACCCGGCGACGGCCGAGCTGTACGCGGACTGGGAGTGCCGGGCCTGCGAGGTGGTCAGCAACCTGCGCCTGTACGCGGGCCAGCACCCGGACGACGAGCGGCTGTCGGCGCTGGTCGGGGAGCTGTCCGTGAAGAACGAGGAGTTCCGGCGGCTGTGGGCGGCGCACACGGTGGCCGACAAGACGCACGGGGTGAAGCGGCTGCGGCACCCGATCGTGGGTGAGCTGGAGCTGGTCTTCGAGACGCTGACGCTGCCCGACGACCCGGCGCAGTGCCTGGTGACCTACCACGCCGAGCCGGGCTCGCCCTCGGCGGACGCCCTGCGCCTGCTGTCGTCCTGGACGGCGCCGCCGGTGGCCCCGCCGTCACCGCAGCGAGCCGCCGGGGAACCCGCGTAG
- a CDS encoding RNA polymerase, whose protein sequence is MCAVDRRSGRDAEFEAFVAGAAGRLLHVAALLTAEPPDAAPAARRILAGALARTYAHWARLRDDDPYDHTRAELCAAYARTARRLPTGVGVLAPLGPLERLVLVMRIYEGVAEEVTAAQLGLPPERVEAVCNRAVAILRDAAAEAA, encoded by the coding sequence ATGTGTGCTGTGGACCGGCGTTCGGGGCGGGATGCGGAGTTCGAGGCCTTCGTCGCGGGCGCGGCGGGGCGGCTGCTGCACGTCGCCGCGCTGCTGACGGCCGAGCCCCCGGACGCGGCGCCCGCCGCCCGGCGGATCCTCGCCGGCGCGCTGGCCCGTACGTACGCCCACTGGGCGCGGCTGCGCGACGACGACCCGTACGACCACACCCGCGCCGAGCTGTGCGCCGCGTACGCCCGTACCGCCCGTCGGCTCCCCACGGGCGTGGGGGTCCTGGCGCCGCTGGGACCGCTGGAGCGGCTGGTGCTGGTGATGCGGATCTACGAGGGCGTCGCCGAGGAGGTCACGGCCGCGCAGCTGGGGCTTCCCCCGGAGCGGGTGGAGGCCGTCTGCAACCGGGCGGTGGCGATCCTGCGCGACGCGGCGGCGGAGGCGGCATGA
- a CDS encoding M48 family metalloprotease yields the protein MGASLRALRALVLLAGFYLLSVVLLALLGLADWAAFSWLHGAVAGKIVIGTVVLAIPIVRGMFMLRTPKADPIPGVRVTEAGEPVLWRAVRETADQVGTRAPDEIVLIDEVNAAVSEDSRLLGLLPGTRRLYLGLPLMTGLDEMQLRAVLAHEMGHYANLDTRLTPLIARGRAQLVRTIRHFHDRADNTEAKERAKQEKRAEKRIAKGKKAKEIDTDGAGFSYRAMAAIYTGYAHFYMRATLSSSRRQELAADLASVRIAGRDSAASALRQLNALDSAHGFYMSSYATLGVGAGLLPVPGQVFGGLGRLLDARPGELEKLRQDLSTEPASPYDSHPALAERVARIEALPDDGRAGQAVRPALELLASPQEALAALEQVVLTPEALALTRVDWDELVHRSMTTYAGRGAEEVREALTAEGAGPGLAEALDAIDADPAVRWRLAERFPKSEEAAAATGRTAREFARPVVRRALAQLVTVELLARGAARWELSWSESAALSYPVPGFEDELGPALDAAVADLPDTELLRKLVLAP from the coding sequence ATGGGCGCTTCGCTGCGCGCTCTGCGCGCCCTCGTCCTGCTCGCAGGCTTCTACCTGCTCAGCGTCGTCCTGCTCGCCCTCCTCGGGCTCGCCGACTGGGCCGCCTTCTCCTGGCTCCACGGCGCGGTCGCCGGCAAGATCGTCATCGGCACGGTGGTCCTCGCCATCCCGATCGTCCGCGGCATGTTCATGCTCCGCACCCCCAAGGCCGACCCCATACCCGGCGTCCGCGTCACCGAGGCCGGGGAACCCGTCCTGTGGCGGGCCGTACGCGAGACGGCCGACCAGGTCGGCACCCGCGCCCCCGACGAGATCGTGCTGATCGACGAGGTCAACGCGGCCGTCTCCGAGGACTCCCGGCTGCTCGGCCTGCTGCCCGGCACCCGCCGCCTCTACCTCGGCCTGCCCCTGATGACGGGCCTGGACGAGATGCAGCTGCGCGCCGTCCTCGCCCACGAGATGGGCCACTACGCCAACCTCGACACCCGCCTCACCCCGCTCATCGCCCGCGGCCGCGCGCAGCTCGTGCGCACCATCCGGCACTTCCACGACCGCGCGGACAACACCGAGGCCAAGGAGCGCGCCAAGCAGGAGAAGCGCGCCGAGAAGCGGATCGCCAAGGGCAAGAAGGCCAAGGAGATCGACACCGACGGCGCGGGCTTCTCGTACCGCGCGATGGCGGCGATCTACACCGGGTACGCCCACTTCTACATGCGCGCCACCCTCTCCTCCTCCCGCCGCCAGGAACTGGCCGCCGACCTCGCCTCCGTCCGCATCGCCGGCCGCGACTCCGCCGCCTCCGCGCTGCGCCAGCTGAACGCCCTCGACTCGGCGCACGGCTTCTACATGAGCTCGTACGCCACCCTCGGCGTCGGCGCCGGCCTGCTGCCGGTCCCCGGCCAGGTCTTCGGCGGACTGGGCCGGCTGCTCGACGCCCGCCCCGGCGAGCTGGAGAAGCTGCGCCAGGACCTGTCCACCGAGCCCGCCTCCCCGTACGACTCCCACCCCGCGCTCGCCGAGCGCGTGGCCCGCATCGAGGCCCTGCCCGACGACGGCCGGGCCGGCCAGGCGGTCCGCCCGGCGCTGGAGCTGCTCGCCTCCCCGCAGGAGGCGCTGGCCGCGCTGGAGCAGGTCGTCCTCACCCCGGAGGCGCTCGCGCTGACCCGCGTGGACTGGGACGAGCTCGTCCACCGGTCGATGACCACCTACGCCGGCCGGGGCGCGGAAGAGGTCCGCGAGGCCCTCACCGCCGAGGGCGCCGGCCCGGGCCTCGCCGAGGCGCTGGACGCGATCGACGCCGACCCGGCGGTGCGCTGGCGGCTCGCCGAGCGCTTCCCGAAGTCCGAGGAGGCGGCGGCCGCGACCGGCCGCACCGCCCGCGAGTTCGCCCGGCCGGTCGTGCGGCGGGCCCTCGCCCAGCTGGTCACCGTCGAGCTGCTGGCGCGCGGCGCCGCCCGCTGGGAGCTGTCCTGGTCGGAGTCGGCCGCCCTGTCCTACCCCGTTCCCGGATTCGAGGACGAGCTCGGCCCCGCGCTGGACGCGGCCGTCGCCGACCTGCCCGACACCGAACTCCTGCGGAAGCTGGTGCTCGCGCCGTGA
- a CDS encoding GNAT family N-acetyltransferase produces the protein MTKINSLSVPPTDAEADAWWAVQVAAHAADAAALPAVPAPSRTEAVGRLRVPPSRGRMRHWTAEDGTGQAALLLFTEDGNTHTAFLDELTVRPDARRRAVGTALWQRVRRELLDQGRTSVATVTDLGGPGQAFAESLGFENVLPMGWYVRDLGADGPPPLPATPGYAFHVWPGLVPDAWAPAVAVAHGAMEDAPSGDSEETFQPWTVERVHRAQRLVLDRGGEIAMAAAVTPAGEVAAYTVLVLPDPAGPRALQYDTVVVPAHRGHGLGRAVKLRMEAYAARHLPGLCWIGTTVADENAPMLAVNESLGYRRERGAGLFQLKL, from the coding sequence ATGACGAAGATCAACTCTCTGTCCGTGCCCCCGACCGACGCCGAGGCCGACGCCTGGTGGGCCGTCCAGGTCGCCGCCCACGCCGCCGACGCCGCCGCACTGCCCGCCGTACCCGCCCCCTCGCGGACGGAGGCCGTCGGACGGCTGCGCGTCCCGCCCTCGCGCGGCCGGATGCGGCACTGGACGGCCGAGGACGGCACGGGGCAGGCCGCCCTGCTCCTGTTCACCGAGGACGGCAACACCCACACCGCGTTCCTCGACGAGCTGACCGTACGGCCCGACGCGCGCCGGCGCGCGGTGGGCACGGCCCTGTGGCAGCGGGTCCGCCGTGAGCTCCTCGACCAGGGCCGCACCTCCGTCGCCACCGTCACCGACCTCGGCGGCCCCGGCCAGGCCTTCGCGGAGTCCCTCGGCTTCGAGAACGTGCTCCCCATGGGCTGGTACGTACGGGACCTCGGCGCCGACGGCCCGCCGCCCCTCCCCGCCACCCCCGGCTACGCCTTCCACGTCTGGCCCGGCCTGGTGCCCGACGCGTGGGCCCCGGCCGTCGCCGTCGCCCACGGGGCGATGGAGGACGCCCCGAGCGGGGACAGCGAGGAGACCTTCCAGCCCTGGACCGTCGAACGGGTGCACCGCGCGCAGCGGCTGGTCCTGGACCGGGGCGGCGAGATCGCGATGGCCGCGGCGGTCACCCCCGCCGGGGAGGTGGCCGCGTACACCGTGCTGGTGCTGCCGGATCCGGCGGGCCCGCGCGCCCTCCAGTACGACACCGTCGTCGTGCCCGCCCACCGGGGCCACGGCCTGGGCCGCGCGGTGAAGCTGCGCATGGAGGCGTACGCCGCCCGGCACCTCCCGGGACTGTGCTGGATCGGCACCACCGTGGCCGACGAGAACGCCCCCATGCTCGCGGTGAACGAGTCCCTCGGCTACCGGCGCGAACGCGGTGCGGGCCTCTTCCAGCTCAAGCTCTGA
- a CDS encoding MarR family winged helix-turn-helix transcriptional regulator, with translation MPSIPASSDLPTAAEAPAGAGLLDALQHQVAVFARRAEQTRLGGVGQARNSMDRAAYLLLNRLDLEGPMGVKALAGGMGIDSSTVTRQVAPLVDSGLVKRTSHPEDGRAVVLALSPRGLARLEEVRSSRRELMARVTEGWAEEEREVFTALLTRFNGSLSELMSAASEGGPAS, from the coding sequence ATGCCCTCGATCCCGGCCAGTTCCGACCTGCCCACGGCGGCCGAAGCGCCCGCCGGAGCCGGACTCCTCGACGCGCTCCAGCACCAGGTGGCCGTCTTCGCCCGCCGGGCCGAGCAGACCCGCCTGGGCGGCGTCGGCCAGGCCCGCAACTCGATGGACCGGGCCGCCTACCTGCTGCTGAACCGGCTCGACCTGGAAGGCCCGATGGGGGTGAAGGCCCTCGCGGGCGGGATGGGCATCGACTCGTCCACCGTGACCCGCCAGGTCGCCCCGCTCGTCGACAGCGGCCTGGTCAAGCGGACCTCGCACCCCGAGGACGGCCGGGCCGTGGTGCTCGCGCTGTCCCCGCGCGGGCTGGCCCGCCTGGAGGAGGTCCGCTCCTCGCGGCGGGAGCTGATGGCCCGGGTGACGGAGGGCTGGGCGGAGGAGGAGCGCGAGGTGTTCACCGCGCTGCTGACCCGTTTCAACGGCTCCCTGTCGGAGCTGATGTCCGCCGCCTCCGAGGGCGGCCCGGCCTCCTGA
- a CDS encoding cystathionine gamma-synthase, whose translation MSDDSHEHQSFETRAIHAGNTADPQTGAVVPPIYQVSTYKQDGVGGLRGGYEYSRSANPTRTALEENLAALEGGRRGLAFASGLAAEDCLLRTLLSPGDHVVIPNDAYGGTFRLFAKVVSRWGVEWSVADTSDADSVRAAITPKTKVIWVETPSNPLLGITDIAMTAQIAREAGAKLVVDNTFASPYLQQPLALGADVVVHSLTKYMGGHSDVVGGALVTADEALGEELAYHQNAMGAVAGPFDSWVVLRGIKTLAVRMDRHAENAAKVVEALVRHPKVTKVLYPGLPEHPGHEIAAKQMRNFGGMVSFQVAGGEEEAVAVCGRTKIFTLAESLGGVESLIEHPGRMTHASVAGSALEVPADLIRVSVGIENADDLVADLVRALG comes from the coding sequence ATGAGCGACGACAGCCACGAGCACCAGAGCTTCGAGACCCGCGCGATCCACGCGGGCAACACGGCGGACCCGCAGACCGGCGCGGTCGTACCGCCCATCTACCAGGTGTCCACGTACAAGCAGGACGGCGTGGGCGGACTGCGCGGCGGCTACGAGTACAGCCGCAGCGCCAACCCGACCCGTACCGCGCTGGAGGAGAACCTCGCGGCGCTGGAGGGCGGCCGGCGCGGCCTCGCCTTCGCGTCCGGCCTCGCCGCCGAGGACTGCCTGCTGCGTACGCTGCTCTCCCCGGGCGACCACGTGGTCATCCCCAACGACGCCTACGGCGGCACGTTCCGCCTCTTCGCGAAGGTCGTCTCCCGCTGGGGCGTGGAGTGGTCGGTGGCCGACACCTCCGACGCGGACTCGGTGCGCGCGGCCATCACCCCGAAGACCAAGGTCATCTGGGTCGAGACCCCCTCGAACCCGCTGCTGGGCATCACCGACATCGCGATGACCGCCCAGATCGCGCGCGAGGCCGGCGCGAAGCTGGTCGTCGACAACACCTTCGCCTCCCCCTACCTCCAGCAGCCGCTGGCGCTCGGCGCCGACGTGGTCGTGCACTCGCTGACCAAGTACATGGGCGGCCACTCCGACGTCGTCGGCGGCGCCCTGGTCACGGCCGACGAGGCCCTCGGCGAGGAGCTGGCCTACCACCAGAACGCGATGGGCGCGGTCGCCGGGCCCTTCGACTCCTGGGTCGTGCTGCGCGGCATCAAGACGCTGGCCGTGCGCATGGACCGGCACGCCGAGAACGCGGCGAAGGTCGTGGAGGCGCTGGTGCGCCACCCGAAGGTCACCAAGGTCCTCTACCCGGGCCTGCCCGAGCACCCGGGCCACGAGATCGCCGCCAAGCAGATGCGCAACTTCGGCGGCATGGTCTCCTTCCAGGTCGCCGGCGGCGAGGAGGAGGCCGTGGCGGTCTGCGGCCGCACGAAGATCTTCACGCTGGCCGAGTCCCTCGGCGGCGTCGAGTCCCTCATCGAGCACCCGGGCCGGATGACCCACGCCTCGGTGGCCGGCTCGGCCCTTGAGGTCCCCGCGGACCTGATCCGCGTCTCCGTCGGCATCGAGAACGCCGACGACCTCGTCGCGGACCTCGTCCGGGCCCTCGGCTGA
- a CDS encoding MerR family transcriptional regulator, whose translation MLIGELACATGTTARALRHYEQAGLISSERAPNGYRVYEERAVVRVRNIRVLLEAGLTLEDVRVFAPCLDGDVAAGPPSAGGLAVARERLAVLEARIAAQTAARERLREALERAGQIVEASMTKR comes from the coding sequence ATGCTGATCGGGGAACTCGCCTGCGCCACCGGGACGACGGCCCGCGCCCTGCGCCACTACGAGCAGGCGGGGCTGATCTCCTCCGAGCGGGCGCCGAACGGCTACCGGGTCTACGAGGAGCGGGCCGTCGTACGGGTCCGCAACATCCGGGTGCTGCTGGAGGCGGGGCTCACCCTGGAGGACGTACGGGTGTTCGCGCCGTGCCTGGACGGGGACGTGGCCGCCGGGCCGCCGTCTGCCGGGGGGCTGGCGGTGGCCCGGGAGCGGCTGGCCGTCCTGGAGGCCCGGATCGCCGCGCAGACGGCGGCCCGGGAGCGGCTGCGGGAGGCGTTGGAGCGGGCGGGTCAGATCGTCGAGGCGTCGATGACGAAGCGGTAG
- a CDS encoding NAD(P)-dependent alcohol dehydrogenase — protein sequence MSVTQAAAYAAPAPKAPLERTTVPRRPVGEHDVLIEIKYAGICHSDIHQARDGWGEGIFPMVPGHEIAGVVAETGPGVTRFAVGDRIGVGCMVDSCRECEYCLAGQEQHCVQGMTGTYNALDRNGEPTYGGYSTHLVVDEKYAVRIPDGLSLDVAAPLLCAGITLYAPLKHWQAGPGKKVAVVGLGGLGHVGVKIAAALGAEVTVLSQSLRKKDDGLRLGASHYYATSDEATFEELKGRFDLIVSTVSAPLGLDRYLSLLRVGGALVNVGAPEEPVELNLFSVIGGNKTLAGSMIGGIAETQEMLDFCAEHGLGADIEVIRAEDVNDAYERVLSSDVRYRFVIDASTI from the coding sequence ATGTCCGTCACCCAGGCCGCCGCCTACGCCGCCCCCGCCCCCAAGGCCCCGCTGGAGCGCACCACGGTCCCGCGCCGTCCGGTCGGCGAGCACGACGTACTGATCGAGATCAAGTACGCCGGCATCTGCCACTCCGACATCCACCAGGCCCGCGACGGCTGGGGCGAGGGAATCTTCCCGATGGTCCCCGGCCACGAGATCGCCGGTGTCGTCGCCGAGACCGGCCCCGGCGTCACGAGGTTCGCGGTCGGCGACCGGATCGGCGTCGGCTGCATGGTCGACTCCTGCCGCGAGTGCGAGTACTGCCTGGCCGGGCAGGAGCAGCACTGCGTCCAGGGGATGACCGGCACGTACAACGCCCTCGACCGCAACGGCGAGCCCACGTACGGCGGTTACTCCACGCACCTCGTCGTCGACGAGAAGTACGCCGTCCGCATCCCCGACGGCCTGTCCCTCGACGTCGCCGCGCCGCTGCTGTGCGCCGGCATCACCCTGTACGCGCCGCTGAAGCACTGGCAGGCGGGCCCGGGCAAGAAGGTCGCGGTCGTCGGCCTCGGCGGGCTGGGCCACGTCGGCGTGAAGATCGCCGCCGCGCTCGGCGCGGAGGTGACCGTCCTGTCGCAGTCGCTGCGCAAGAAGGACGACGGCCTGCGGCTGGGCGCCTCCCACTACTACGCGACGAGCGACGAGGCCACCTTCGAGGAGCTCAAGGGCCGCTTCGACCTGATCGTCTCCACCGTGTCCGCGCCGCTGGGCCTGGACCGGTACCTGTCCCTGCTGCGGGTCGGCGGGGCGCTCGTGAACGTGGGCGCCCCGGAGGAGCCGGTGGAGCTGAACCTGTTCTCCGTCATCGGCGGCAACAAGACCCTCGCCGGGTCGATGATCGGCGGCATCGCCGAGACGCAGGAGATGCTGGACTTCTGCGCGGAGCACGGCCTGGGCGCGGACATCGAGGTGATCCGCGCCGAGGACGTCAACGACGCCTACGAGCGCGTCCTGTCGAGCGACGTCCGCTACCGCTTCGTCATCGACGCCTCGACGATCTGA
- a CDS encoding SDR family NAD(P)-dependent oxidoreductase, with amino-acid sequence MEKNSGSRQQRVVLVTGGGTGIGRATARAFADAGERVVIVGRRGGVLDAAAEGFPGIRPLVADVSAPGGPELIVERVLAEHGRLDVLVNNAGIVRAGALGGVSGDGIAAQLATNLVAPVLLTQAALPALEAAGAGVVVNVSTAVGQRGWPGVSVYAATKAALDTLTRSWAVELAPRGVRVVGVAPGAVDTPIGEHQGLSPERAAQVRAWQLARTPMGRVGRPEEVAWAVCRLADPAASFLTGAVVPVDGGAAVA; translated from the coding sequence ATGGAGAAGAACAGCGGGAGCAGGCAGCAGCGGGTCGTCCTCGTCACCGGTGGGGGGACCGGGATCGGGCGGGCCACGGCCCGGGCCTTCGCAGACGCCGGGGAGCGGGTCGTGATCGTCGGGCGGCGGGGCGGGGTGCTCGACGCGGCCGCCGAGGGGTTCCCCGGCATCCGGCCCCTCGTCGCCGACGTGAGCGCCCCCGGCGGGCCCGAGCTGATCGTCGAGCGGGTCCTCGCCGAGCACGGCCGGCTCGACGTGCTGGTGAACAACGCCGGGATCGTGCGCGCCGGCGCCCTCGGCGGGGTGAGCGGCGACGGCATCGCCGCGCAGCTGGCGACCAACCTCGTCGCCCCGGTGCTGCTCACCCAGGCCGCCCTGCCGGCGCTGGAAGCCGCCGGGGCGGGGGTCGTCGTCAACGTCAGCACCGCCGTCGGGCAGCGGGGCTGGCCCGGCGTCTCCGTCTACGCCGCCACCAAGGCCGCCCTCGACACCCTCACCCGCAGCTGGGCCGTGGAGCTCGCCCCGCGCGGCGTCCGGGTCGTCGGCGTCGCGCCCGGCGCGGTGGACACACCGATCGGCGAGCACCAGGGGCTCAGCCCCGAGCGGGCAGCCCAGGTGCGGGCGTGGCAGCTGGCGCGCACCCCGATGGGGCGGGTCGGGCGGCCGGAGGAGGTCGCCTGGGCGGTGTGCCGGCTCGCCGACCCGGCCGCCTCGTTCCTGACCGGGGCCGTGGTCCCCGTGGACGGCGGCGCGGCGGTGGCCTGA